The following coding sequences are from one Dromaius novaehollandiae isolate bDroNov1 chromosome 22, bDroNov1.hap1, whole genome shotgun sequence window:
- the CNTNAP1 gene encoding contactin-associated protein 1 isoform X2: protein MQKHRINAVATQGTFNTYDWLTRYIVLYGDHPTSWKPFFQQGSNWTFFGNVNESGVVRHDLHYPILARYVRIIPVAWNPRGKIGLRLGLYGCPYWSHVLYFDGDDAISYRFRAKRISTREDDISFNFKTVEQDGVLMHGEGAQGDYITLELKQAQLLLHISLGSSPLQAGEGHTTVAVGSLLDDQHWHSLHLERYGHHVNLTLDGEVKRFRCHGTFDQLDLDTELFFGGVIDQDKQHLTYRQNFRGCVENILFNGVNIAELARHRRSNIRFEGSVGHYCQDQVNTPITFAGINNYVQVPGIPRRNRLAVSFRFRSWDTAGLLLYTSFADRLGSLEMMLSQGQVNVSIAQPGKKKLEFAAGHRLNDGFWHSVQLVARDGSAVVTIDDDDGAEFRVAHPFQLRTGSQYFFGGCPKPASLTGCRSNQTAFHGCLQMLSVDMQPVDLELLAQRRLGQYADVLFDVCGITDRCTPNLCEHDGRCVQSWDDFTCVCDLTGYKGETCHKSLYKESCDAYRVSGKTSGNYTIDPDGSGPLKPFTVYCDIREDRAWTIIRHNRHYATRVTGSSADQPYLGAVEYWNASWAEVSALANASEYCEQRIELHCYSSRLLNTPSGLPFSFWMGRNNERHYYWGGSRPGIQRCACGLDKNCADPKYFCNCDADHALWRTDRGLLTFVDHLPVTQVVVGDTNRSGSEAQFLLGPLRCYGDRNTWNTVSFNRGTALLFPTFQANHSLDISFYFKTTAQSGVFLENPGSRYYVRVELNTTRDVVFAYDIGNGHENLTVRSPVPWNDDEWHQVKAELNVKLARLRVDKLPWAARPAPPQSFVHLDFDRPLYVGAAEHKMRPFLGCLRALRMNGVTLNLEGKANASEGVRVNCTGHCQEPLVPCQNSGLCVERYSHYTCNCSVSAFDGPFCNRDIGGYFEEGTWVRYNILSVSLYAAREFASIVGSPWQPLPGYNLTSEEVSFSFSTTAAPAVLLYVSSFVKDYMAVLIKDDGTLQLRYQLGTSPYVFALTTKPVTDGRPHHVNITRFYRTLYTQVDYLPVMEQQFSPFVDSKLDSPKNLYLGRVMETGVIDPEIQRYNTPGFSGCLSGVKFNSIVPLKAIFRPTSAVPPYSIRGELVESSCASMLPLTTVLIPPEMDPWYMGTEFPHVHDDGWIGIIIGFVIFLLLLLGGLLALLYFYHHRYKGSYHTNEPKAIQDYGGAKPAPTRTDQNLPQILEEAKGD, encoded by the exons ATGCAGAAGCACCGGATCAATGCGGTGGCCACGCAGGGGACCTTCAACACGTACGACTGGCTGACGCGCTACATCGTGCTCTACGGCGACCACCCCACCAGCTGGAAGCCCTTCTTCCAGCAGGGCAGCAACTGG ACCTTCTTTGGGAACGTGAACGAGAGCGGGGTGGTGCGGCACGACCTGCACTACCCCATCCTGGCGCGCTACGTCCGCATCATCCCCGTGGCCTGGAACCCGCGCGGGAAGATCGGGCTGCGCCTGGGCCTCTACGGCTGCCCCTACT GGTCCCACGTGCTCTACTTCGACGGCGATGACGCGATCTCGTACCGGTTCCGGGCCAAGAGGATCAGCACCCGGGAGGATGACATCTCCTTCAACTTCAAGACGGTGGAGCAGGACGGGGTGCTGATGCACGGCGAGGGCGCGCAGGGCGACTACATCACGCTGGAGCTCAAGcaggcccagctcctgctgcacatcAGCCTAg gcagcagcccGCTGCAGGCCGGCGAGGGCCACACCACGGTGGCGGTGGGCAGTCTGCTGGACGACCAGCACTGGCACTCGCTGCACCTCGAGCGCTACGGCCACCACGTCAACCTGACGCTGGACGGGGAGGTCAAGCGCTTCCGCTGCCACGGCACCTTCGACCAGCTCGACCTCGACACCGAG CTCTTCTTCGGGGGGGTGATCGACCAGGACAAGCAGCACCTCACCTACCGGCAGAACTTCCGGGGCTGCGTGGAGAACATCCTCTTCAACGGGGTCAACATCGCCGAGCTGGCCCGGCACCGCCGGTCCAACATCCGCTTCGAG GGCAGCGTGGGCCACTACTGCCAGGACCAGGTGAACACCCCCATCACCTTCGCCGGCATCAACAACTACGTGCAGGTGCCGGGGATCCCGCGGAGGAACCGCCTGGCCGTCAGCTTCCGCTTCCGCTCCTGGGACACCGCCGGGCTGCTGCTCTACACCAGCTTCGCCGACCGCCTGGGCTCGCTGGAGATGATGCTGAGCCAGGGCCAGGTCAACGTCTCCATCGCCCAGCCCGGCAAGAAGAAGCTGGAGTTCGCCGCAG GGCATCGCCTCAACGACGGCTTCTGGCACTCGGTGCAGCTGGTGGCGCGGGACGGCTCGGCCGTGGTGACCATCGACGACGACGACGGCGCCGAGTTTCGGGTGGCGCACCCCTTCCAGCTGCGCACCGGCAGCCAGTACTTCTTCGGAG GCTGCCCCAAGCCGGCCTCGCTGACGGGCTGCCGCTCGAACCAGACCGCCTTCCACGGCTGCCTGCAGATGCTGAGCGTGGACATGCAGCCCGTGGACCTGGAGCTGCTGGCGCAGCGCCGGCTGGGGCAGTACGCCGACGTGCTCTTCGACGTCTGCGGCATCACCGACAG GTGCACCCCCAACCTGTGCGAGCACGACGGCCGCTGCGTCCAGTCCTGGGACGACTTCACGTGCGTCTGCGACCTGACGGGCTACAAGGGCGAGACCTGCCACAAAT CCCTTTACAAGGAGTCGTGCGACGCTTACCGGGTCAGCGGGAAGACCTCGGGGAACTACACCATCGACCCGGACGGCAGCGGGCCGCTCAAGCCCTTCACCGTGTACTGCGACATCCGCG AGGACCGGGCCTGGACCATCATCCGGCACAACCGCCACTACGCCACGCGGGTGACGGGCTCCAGCGCGGACCAGCCCTACCTGGGGGCGGTGGAGTACTGGAACGCCTCCTGGGCCGAGGTCTCGGCCCTGGCCAACGCCTCCGAGTACTGCGAGCAGCGCATCGAGCTCCACTGCTACAGCTCCCGCCTGCTCAACACCCCCT CCGGGCTGCCCTTCAGCTTCTGGATGGGCCGAAACAACGAGCGTCACTACTACTGGGGCGGCTCCCGGCCGGGCATCCAGCGCTGCGCCTGCGGGCTGGACAAGAACTGCGCCGACCCCAAGTACTTCTGCAACTGCGACGCCGACCACGCGCTGTG GAGGACGGACAGGGGCTTGCTGACCTTCGTGGACCACCTGCCCGTCACccaggtggtggtgggggacacCAACCGCTCCGGCTCCGAGGCCCAGTTCCTGCTGGGGCCGCTGCGCTGCTACGGGGACC GCAACACCTGGAACACCGTCTCCTTCAACCGGGGCACGGCCCTGCTCTTCCCCACCTTCCAGGCCAACCACAGCCTCGACATCTCCTTCTACTTCAAAACCACCGCCCAGTCCGGCGTCTTCCTGGAGAACCCCGGCTCCCGATACTACGTCCGCGTGGAGCTCAACA CCACCCGGGACGTGGTGTTCGCCTACGACATCGGCAACGGGCACGAGAACCTGACGGTGCGGTCGCCGGTGCCCTGGAACGACGACGAGTGGCACCAGGTGAAGGCTGAGCTCAACGTGAAGCTGGCGCGGCTGCGGGTGGACAAGCTGCCctgggcggcgcggccggccccgccgcagagCTTCGTCCACCTCGACTTCGACCGGCCGCTCTACGTGG GCGCGGCGGAGCACAAGATGCGGCCCTTCCTGGGCTGCCTGCGGGCGCTGCGCATGAACGGCGTCACGCTCAACCTGGAGGGCAAGGCCAACGCCAGCGAGGGCGTCCGCGTGAACTGCACCGGGCACTGCCAGGAGCCGCTGGTGCCCTGCCAGAACAGCGGGCTCTGCGTCGAGCGCTACAGCCACTACACCTGCAACTGCAGCGTCTCCGCCTTCGACGGGCCCTTCTGCAACCGGG ACATCGGCGGCTACTTCGAGGAGGGCACCTGGGTGCGGTACAACATCCTCTCCGTGTCGCTGTACGCGGCCCGCGAGTTCGCCAGCATCGTGGGCAGCccctggcagcccctgcccggctACAACCTCACCAGCGAGGAGGTCAGCTTCAGCTTCAGCACCACCGCGGCGCCCGCCGTCCTGCTCTACGTCAGCTCCTTCGTCAAGGACTACATGGCCGTGCTCATCAAGGACGACG GGACCCTGCAGCTGCGCTACCAGCTGGGCACCAGCCCCTACGTCTTCGCCCTCACCACCAAGCCGGTGACGGACGGCAGGCCGCACCACGTCAACATCACCCGCTTCTACCGCACGCTGTACACGCAg GTGGACTACCTGCCCGTCATGGAGCAGCAGTTCTCCCCCTTCGTGGACAGCAAGCTGGACTCGCCCAAGAACCTCTACCTGGGGCGCGTGATGG AGACCGGCGTGATCGACCCCGAGATCCAGCGCTACAACACGCCCGGCTTCTCCGGCTGCCTCTCGGGGGTGAAGTTCAACAGCATCGTCCCCCTCAAAGCCATCTTCCGCCCCACCAGCGCGGTGCCGCCCTACAGCATCCGCGGGGAGCTGGTGGAGTCCAGCTGCGCCTCCATGCTGCCCCTCACCACCGTCCTCATCCCCCCCGAGATGGACCCCTGGTACATGGGCACAG AGTTCCCCCACGTGCACGACGACGGCTGGATCGGGATCATCATCGGCT TCGTgatcttcctgctgctgctgctcgggggcCTCCTGGCGCTGCTCTACTTCTACCACCACCGCTACAAGGGCTCCTACCACACCAACGAGCCCAAGGCCATCCAGGACTACGGCGGCGCCAAGCCGGCCCCCACGCGCACGGACCAGAACCTGCCCCAGATCCTGGAGGAGGCCAAGGGGGACTAG
- the CNTNAP1 gene encoding contactin-associated protein 1 isoform X1, translating to MGGRRLLGLLLAACAGLLRPGALARPCYDELVAPLYSSSIGASSRYNIFYSSSFARLHSTSGWSPDPRDKQPWLQIDLMQKHRINAVATQGTFNTYDWLTRYIVLYGDHPTSWKPFFQQGSNWTFFGNVNESGVVRHDLHYPILARYVRIIPVAWNPRGKIGLRLGLYGCPYWSHVLYFDGDDAISYRFRAKRISTREDDISFNFKTVEQDGVLMHGEGAQGDYITLELKQAQLLLHISLGSSPLQAGEGHTTVAVGSLLDDQHWHSLHLERYGHHVNLTLDGEVKRFRCHGTFDQLDLDTELFFGGVIDQDKQHLTYRQNFRGCVENILFNGVNIAELARHRRSNIRFEGSVGHYCQDQVNTPITFAGINNYVQVPGIPRRNRLAVSFRFRSWDTAGLLLYTSFADRLGSLEMMLSQGQVNVSIAQPGKKKLEFAAGHRLNDGFWHSVQLVARDGSAVVTIDDDDGAEFRVAHPFQLRTGSQYFFGGCPKPASLTGCRSNQTAFHGCLQMLSVDMQPVDLELLAQRRLGQYADVLFDVCGITDRCTPNLCEHDGRCVQSWDDFTCVCDLTGYKGETCHKSLYKESCDAYRVSGKTSGNYTIDPDGSGPLKPFTVYCDIREDRAWTIIRHNRHYATRVTGSSADQPYLGAVEYWNASWAEVSALANASEYCEQRIELHCYSSRLLNTPSGLPFSFWMGRNNERHYYWGGSRPGIQRCACGLDKNCADPKYFCNCDADHALWRTDRGLLTFVDHLPVTQVVVGDTNRSGSEAQFLLGPLRCYGDRNTWNTVSFNRGTALLFPTFQANHSLDISFYFKTTAQSGVFLENPGSRYYVRVELNTTRDVVFAYDIGNGHENLTVRSPVPWNDDEWHQVKAELNVKLARLRVDKLPWAARPAPPQSFVHLDFDRPLYVGAAEHKMRPFLGCLRALRMNGVTLNLEGKANASEGVRVNCTGHCQEPLVPCQNSGLCVERYSHYTCNCSVSAFDGPFCNRDIGGYFEEGTWVRYNILSVSLYAAREFASIVGSPWQPLPGYNLTSEEVSFSFSTTAAPAVLLYVSSFVKDYMAVLIKDDGTLQLRYQLGTSPYVFALTTKPVTDGRPHHVNITRFYRTLYTQVDYLPVMEQQFSPFVDSKLDSPKNLYLGRVMETGVIDPEIQRYNTPGFSGCLSGVKFNSIVPLKAIFRPTSAVPPYSIRGELVESSCASMLPLTTVLIPPEMDPWYMGTEFPHVHDDGWIGIIIGFVIFLLLLLGGLLALLYFYHHRYKGSYHTNEPKAIQDYGGAKPAPTRTDQNLPQILEEAKGD from the exons atgggcggccgccgcctcctcgggCTCCTGCTCGCCGCCTGCGCCGGCCTCCTGCGCCCCGGCGCCCTCGCAC GGCCCTGCTACGATGAGCTCGTCGCCCCCCTGTACTCCTCCTCCATCGGCGCCTCCTCCAGATACAACATCTTCTACTCCTCCAGCTTTGCCCGGCTGCACA GCACCAGCGGCTGGTCCCCCGACCCCCGGGAcaagcagccctggctgcagatCGACCTGATGCAGAAGCACCGGATCAATGCGGTGGCCACGCAGGGGACCTTCAACACGTACGACTGGCTGACGCGCTACATCGTGCTCTACGGCGACCACCCCACCAGCTGGAAGCCCTTCTTCCAGCAGGGCAGCAACTGG ACCTTCTTTGGGAACGTGAACGAGAGCGGGGTGGTGCGGCACGACCTGCACTACCCCATCCTGGCGCGCTACGTCCGCATCATCCCCGTGGCCTGGAACCCGCGCGGGAAGATCGGGCTGCGCCTGGGCCTCTACGGCTGCCCCTACT GGTCCCACGTGCTCTACTTCGACGGCGATGACGCGATCTCGTACCGGTTCCGGGCCAAGAGGATCAGCACCCGGGAGGATGACATCTCCTTCAACTTCAAGACGGTGGAGCAGGACGGGGTGCTGATGCACGGCGAGGGCGCGCAGGGCGACTACATCACGCTGGAGCTCAAGcaggcccagctcctgctgcacatcAGCCTAg gcagcagcccGCTGCAGGCCGGCGAGGGCCACACCACGGTGGCGGTGGGCAGTCTGCTGGACGACCAGCACTGGCACTCGCTGCACCTCGAGCGCTACGGCCACCACGTCAACCTGACGCTGGACGGGGAGGTCAAGCGCTTCCGCTGCCACGGCACCTTCGACCAGCTCGACCTCGACACCGAG CTCTTCTTCGGGGGGGTGATCGACCAGGACAAGCAGCACCTCACCTACCGGCAGAACTTCCGGGGCTGCGTGGAGAACATCCTCTTCAACGGGGTCAACATCGCCGAGCTGGCCCGGCACCGCCGGTCCAACATCCGCTTCGAG GGCAGCGTGGGCCACTACTGCCAGGACCAGGTGAACACCCCCATCACCTTCGCCGGCATCAACAACTACGTGCAGGTGCCGGGGATCCCGCGGAGGAACCGCCTGGCCGTCAGCTTCCGCTTCCGCTCCTGGGACACCGCCGGGCTGCTGCTCTACACCAGCTTCGCCGACCGCCTGGGCTCGCTGGAGATGATGCTGAGCCAGGGCCAGGTCAACGTCTCCATCGCCCAGCCCGGCAAGAAGAAGCTGGAGTTCGCCGCAG GGCATCGCCTCAACGACGGCTTCTGGCACTCGGTGCAGCTGGTGGCGCGGGACGGCTCGGCCGTGGTGACCATCGACGACGACGACGGCGCCGAGTTTCGGGTGGCGCACCCCTTCCAGCTGCGCACCGGCAGCCAGTACTTCTTCGGAG GCTGCCCCAAGCCGGCCTCGCTGACGGGCTGCCGCTCGAACCAGACCGCCTTCCACGGCTGCCTGCAGATGCTGAGCGTGGACATGCAGCCCGTGGACCTGGAGCTGCTGGCGCAGCGCCGGCTGGGGCAGTACGCCGACGTGCTCTTCGACGTCTGCGGCATCACCGACAG GTGCACCCCCAACCTGTGCGAGCACGACGGCCGCTGCGTCCAGTCCTGGGACGACTTCACGTGCGTCTGCGACCTGACGGGCTACAAGGGCGAGACCTGCCACAAAT CCCTTTACAAGGAGTCGTGCGACGCTTACCGGGTCAGCGGGAAGACCTCGGGGAACTACACCATCGACCCGGACGGCAGCGGGCCGCTCAAGCCCTTCACCGTGTACTGCGACATCCGCG AGGACCGGGCCTGGACCATCATCCGGCACAACCGCCACTACGCCACGCGGGTGACGGGCTCCAGCGCGGACCAGCCCTACCTGGGGGCGGTGGAGTACTGGAACGCCTCCTGGGCCGAGGTCTCGGCCCTGGCCAACGCCTCCGAGTACTGCGAGCAGCGCATCGAGCTCCACTGCTACAGCTCCCGCCTGCTCAACACCCCCT CCGGGCTGCCCTTCAGCTTCTGGATGGGCCGAAACAACGAGCGTCACTACTACTGGGGCGGCTCCCGGCCGGGCATCCAGCGCTGCGCCTGCGGGCTGGACAAGAACTGCGCCGACCCCAAGTACTTCTGCAACTGCGACGCCGACCACGCGCTGTG GAGGACGGACAGGGGCTTGCTGACCTTCGTGGACCACCTGCCCGTCACccaggtggtggtgggggacacCAACCGCTCCGGCTCCGAGGCCCAGTTCCTGCTGGGGCCGCTGCGCTGCTACGGGGACC GCAACACCTGGAACACCGTCTCCTTCAACCGGGGCACGGCCCTGCTCTTCCCCACCTTCCAGGCCAACCACAGCCTCGACATCTCCTTCTACTTCAAAACCACCGCCCAGTCCGGCGTCTTCCTGGAGAACCCCGGCTCCCGATACTACGTCCGCGTGGAGCTCAACA CCACCCGGGACGTGGTGTTCGCCTACGACATCGGCAACGGGCACGAGAACCTGACGGTGCGGTCGCCGGTGCCCTGGAACGACGACGAGTGGCACCAGGTGAAGGCTGAGCTCAACGTGAAGCTGGCGCGGCTGCGGGTGGACAAGCTGCCctgggcggcgcggccggccccgccgcagagCTTCGTCCACCTCGACTTCGACCGGCCGCTCTACGTGG GCGCGGCGGAGCACAAGATGCGGCCCTTCCTGGGCTGCCTGCGGGCGCTGCGCATGAACGGCGTCACGCTCAACCTGGAGGGCAAGGCCAACGCCAGCGAGGGCGTCCGCGTGAACTGCACCGGGCACTGCCAGGAGCCGCTGGTGCCCTGCCAGAACAGCGGGCTCTGCGTCGAGCGCTACAGCCACTACACCTGCAACTGCAGCGTCTCCGCCTTCGACGGGCCCTTCTGCAACCGGG ACATCGGCGGCTACTTCGAGGAGGGCACCTGGGTGCGGTACAACATCCTCTCCGTGTCGCTGTACGCGGCCCGCGAGTTCGCCAGCATCGTGGGCAGCccctggcagcccctgcccggctACAACCTCACCAGCGAGGAGGTCAGCTTCAGCTTCAGCACCACCGCGGCGCCCGCCGTCCTGCTCTACGTCAGCTCCTTCGTCAAGGACTACATGGCCGTGCTCATCAAGGACGACG GGACCCTGCAGCTGCGCTACCAGCTGGGCACCAGCCCCTACGTCTTCGCCCTCACCACCAAGCCGGTGACGGACGGCAGGCCGCACCACGTCAACATCACCCGCTTCTACCGCACGCTGTACACGCAg GTGGACTACCTGCCCGTCATGGAGCAGCAGTTCTCCCCCTTCGTGGACAGCAAGCTGGACTCGCCCAAGAACCTCTACCTGGGGCGCGTGATGG AGACCGGCGTGATCGACCCCGAGATCCAGCGCTACAACACGCCCGGCTTCTCCGGCTGCCTCTCGGGGGTGAAGTTCAACAGCATCGTCCCCCTCAAAGCCATCTTCCGCCCCACCAGCGCGGTGCCGCCCTACAGCATCCGCGGGGAGCTGGTGGAGTCCAGCTGCGCCTCCATGCTGCCCCTCACCACCGTCCTCATCCCCCCCGAGATGGACCCCTGGTACATGGGCACAG AGTTCCCCCACGTGCACGACGACGGCTGGATCGGGATCATCATCGGCT TCGTgatcttcctgctgctgctgctcgggggcCTCCTGGCGCTGCTCTACTTCTACCACCACCGCTACAAGGGCTCCTACCACACCAACGAGCCCAAGGCCATCCAGGACTACGGCGGCGCCAAGCCGGCCCCCACGCGCACGGACCAGAACCTGCCCCAGATCCTGGAGGAGGCCAAGGGGGACTAG